In one Halichondria panicea chromosome 4, odHalPani1.1, whole genome shotgun sequence genomic region, the following are encoded:
- the LOC135335209 gene encoding uncharacterized protein LOC135335209 — protein MPVNLRFETTVKSELPTSPQDFQASSERPSTEMEVETPVNLRFETTVKSELPTSPQDFQASSERPATETEVKISVDDNSCSQVRSKAKGMIIFIPCKYVYIPL, from the exons ATGCCTGTCAACTTGCGTTTTGAGACTACTGTCA AGTCAGAACTGCCCACTAGCCCACAAGATTTCCAAGCTTCATCGGAGCGTCCGTCCACAGAAATGG AGGTAGAGACGCCTGTCAACTTGCGTTTTGAGACTACTGTCA AGTCAGAATTGCCCACTAGCCCACAAGATTTCCAAGCTTCATCGGAGCGTCCGGCCACAGAAACAG AGGTTAAGATATCTGTCGACGACAATTCATGTTCTCAAGTAAGAAGCAAAGCTAAAGGTATGATAATATTCATCCCTTGTAAATACGTGTACATCCCATTATAA
- the LOC135335424 gene encoding zinc finger MYM-type protein 1-like, translated as MDIRNYLSNSRKRSHKEVASDSDSDSDSTSDNESVMPDPRCTQPAQLVQSKSDKKKAYKSKLTYRQQWKLKYSWIDCANAEMGMFCVICKKYGKPPGNARGAWTTRGITDWNHATEMLKLHNDSKWHKDAAITAQMAQQSDLSVLELQNAASARDTKERKKKNQAIILKLLCSIYFLIKHRIPHTTTFNDLLALQVANGDEQLAHHLEQSPGNAMYTSKFSLTSLIEAIATWLRRKLLKSLRESPFFSILADECEDISTQEELSICCRWIVDGQAEEHFISVLHVLACDAETITEAIESFIASSDLQYRKLVGQGYDGAAVFSGCRSGVQVRMRTHAAHAVHVHCACHRLQLASIQAAKTVPEIQKVFGMMGNIWKLFYYSPKKMQALKEVQAVLGLPELKVVKPSDTRWLSHERCMRAIRKELPALITTLQQLYETTGDAEAFGLSTLLSCFTGVASICFLSYVLDTLAKMMLPCKGR; from the coding sequence ATGGATATTAGGAACTATTTATCTAATTCTCGTAAGAGATCACATAAAGAAGTTGCaagtgacagtgacagtgacagtgacagtACTAGTGATAATGAAAGTGTAATGCCTGATCCCCGGTGTACCCAGCCTGCTCAGCTAGTACAATCGAAATCTGATAAGAAAAAGGCCTATAAGTCTAAGTTAACATACCGGCAACAATGGAAACTAAAATATTCCTGGATAGACTGCGCTAACGCAGAAATGGGTATGTTCTGTGTTATTTGTAAAAAGTATGGCAAACCACCTGGTAATGCCCGTGGAGCATGGACAACACGAGGAATTACAGATTGGAACCATGCGACTGAAATGCTTAAGCTGCACAATGATTCCAAATGGCACAAAGATGCAGCCATAACAGCCCAGATGGCACAACAGTCAGATCTAAGTGTATTAGAGCTCCAAAATGCTGCGAGTGCCAGAGACACAAAggaaagaaagaagaaaaatCAAGCAATTATATTGAAACTTCTTTGTTCTATTTACTTTTTGATTAAACATCGTATCCCCCACACCACTACTTTTAATGATTTGTTAGCTCTTCAAGTTGCAAATGGTGATGAACAACTAGCACATCACCTTGAACAATCCCCTGGAAATGCAATGTATACATCTAAGTTTTCGCTGACATCGCTAATAGAGGCCATTGCTACGTGGTTACGCCGAAAACTGTTGAAAAGTTTGAGAGAGAGCCCTTTTTTCTCTATTTTAGCAGATGAATGTGAAGACATCAGCACTCAAGAAGAGCTTTCGATTTGCTGCCGATGGATTGTAGACGGTCAAGCAGAGGAGCACTTCATATCAGTCTTGCACGTTCTTGCTTGTGACGCTGAAACCATCACTGAGGCAATCGAGTCTTTCATTGCTTCAAGTGATCTTCAGTACCGAAAATTGGTTGGACAGGGTTATGATGGAGCTGCTGTATTTTCAGGATGCAGAAGTGGAGTACAAGTAAGAATGCGCACTCATGCTGCTCATGCTGTGCACGTTCACTGTGCATGCCATAGGCTACAGCTTGCAAGCATACAAGCAGCTAAGACTGTTCCAGAAATACAAAAAGTCTTTGGCATGATGGGTAACATATGGAAGTTGTTCTATTATTCCCCAAAGAAAATGCAAGCACTGAAAGAAGTACAAGCTGTTCTTGGATTGCCGGAATTGAAGGTGGTGAAACCAAGTGATACCCGTTGGCTTTCACACGAGCGATGTATGCGAGCAATTCGCAAAGAGCTGCCTGCTCTTATAACTACACTGCAACAGCTGTATGAGACAACAGGTGATGCGGAAGCTTTTGGCTTAAGTACACTTCTCTCTTGTTTTACTGGAGTAGCCAGTATCTGCTTTCTTTCCTACGTCCTTGACACTCTGGCAAAAATGATGTTGCCATGCAAAGGAAGGTGA
- the LOC135335428 gene encoding uncharacterized protein LOC135335428 isoform X1, whose amino-acid sequence MEREMRLLAEVRHPNLVQFIGAIFNDQNRENRSPPLIITELLDMNLRQAYERNQLDPGNRLSIFMDIALALDYLHQRYDPIIHRDVSAPNVLLQRMSNHQWKGKVSDVGSANFLQHAHTIGEGAIIYSPPPEVIPQAFDLLTPPLKQSVKIDVYSYGIVLCEVTASRFPCTEHYRDMIFQVQRQCTS is encoded by the coding sequence ATGGAGAGAGAAATGAGGCTATTGGCTGAAGTGCGACACCCAAACCTCGTGCAATTCATTGGTGCTATTTTTAATGATCAAAACCGAGAGAATCGatcccctcctctcatcatCACCGAGCTTTTGGACATGAATCTCCGACAAGCGTACGAGAGAAATCAACTGGACCCAGGAAACCGTCTCTCGATCTTCATGGACATTGCCTTAGCTCTGGACTACCTGCACCAGCGCTACGATCCCATCATCCACCGTGATGTAAGTGCCCCAAACGTCCTCCTCCAGCGAATGTCCAACCACCAGTGGAAGGGGAAGGTATCTGACGTCGGCTCAGCCAACTTCCTGCAGCATGCTCATACGATAGGAGAGGGGGCCATAATCTACTCCCCTCCTCCTGAAGTCATCCCTCAAGCCTTTGATCTTCTCACTCCCCCTCTGAAACAGTCTGTCAAGattgatgtgtacagctacggtATTGTCCTCTGTGAGGTGACCGCTAGTCGATTCCCTTGTACTGAACATTATCGAGACATGATTTTTCAAGTACAGAGGCAGTGTACGAGCTGA
- the LOC135335428 gene encoding uncharacterized protein LOC135335428 isoform X2: protein MWMFDVDTGKWTEVTPPESMTPRYYHSITATSLGPGLTEVLVFEGHREWGGNDLAETTILRFELTGPSASVAETSAGKWALMNVAHNDTRGSAQ from the exons ATGTGGATGTTTGATGTTGACACTGGCAAGTGGACGGAG gtgacacctcctgagtCAATGACACCACGCTACTAccactccatcactgccaccagtctGGGACCAGGACTCACGGAGGTCCTCGTGTTTGAAGGCCATCGGGAGTGGGGGGGAAATGACCTTGCTGAGACCACCATACTGAGATTTG AGTTGACTGGACCCTCAGCGTCTGTTGCTGAAACCTCGGCTGGGAAGTGGGCTCTCATGAATGTGGCCCACAACGACACTAGAGGCTCCGCCCAGTGA